Part of the Paludisphaera borealis genome, TACTGGCCGTACGCGCGATTCGGCGTCAACTTCCACCCGCCGCTTGCCGGACAGCTCAACCTGTTGACGCACACGGTGTTCGGCCCCTGGATGAAGGACATCCCATCGCGCCGGATGGCCTCGGTGATCGAGTTCGCGCTGACGATTACGATCGGCTTTCATTTTCTGTCGCGGCGGTACGGCCAGGGCGTCGGGCTGGTCATGGCGGGCTCGCTCCTGTTGATGCCCAGGCTGTACGGCCAGGCGCACCTGATGGATACCGACATCCCGGGGCTCTTGCTCTGGGCGTCGACGGCCCTGTGCTTCTGGAAGGGGCTCTACGAGCCGAACGCCCGGCGATGGCGGGTTCTGGTCGGCGTGCTGATGGGACTTGCGTTTCTTGAGAAGATGGCGGCCGTCGGCGTGCTGCTGCCGATTTTGCTCTGGCTGGCGGCCGTTTCACTGCCGGCGATCTTCTCGAAGCGGGTGGGGCGAGCGGGTTGGATCGACGGCGCGGCGACGATGGGCCTGATGCTCTTGCCGCTTGCTCTGGCATTTCACGAAATCCAGTCGCTCCAGCGGCAGATGCCGCCGCCGGCTCAGACGAACCTGTTCATCCACCGGCCGCAAAGCGACTTGCCGGGTTTGATCCTGGCCGTGCCGCTGGCGGTCTGGCTGGTTCGTCGGCTGCTCGGCAGGCTGTTCCCGCGTCATCGAGTCTGGGGCGCGGAGCGGCCGGCGCTCGAGACGCTCACGGCGATTTTGGCCTTCGGGCCGGTCGTCGGCTGGCTAGGAAACCCGCTCTGGTGGCGCGAGACGCTCACTCGGATGACCCACTACTACACATTGAGCAACGACCGCCAGGGGGCGTTGCCGGACATCCTCATCATCTATTTCGGCCAGACGTACCAATACAGCCTTCCGTGGCACAACGGCTGGGTCTTGCTGGCGATCACCGTGCCGGTGAGCATTCTGGCCGCCGCCGCCGTCGGGGTCGTCTGGGGCTTGGGGCGGACGCGGTCCGACCGTATCCCGCTGTACTTCCTGGTCCACATGGCGACCCTCCCCGCGCTGCGGATGCTGCCGACCCCCGCGCACGACGGCGTCCGGCTGTTCCTGCCGACGTTCTTCTTCCTGTCGGCCTTCGCCGGCTGGGGGGCGATGGCGGCGGCCTCGTGCTTGTCGAGGATGACGAAGGCGCGGCTCGCCGTCAGCCGGCCGATCGTCGCCTCGCTGGTGCTTGCGCCGGCGCTGTTCGCCCTGGCGACGGTTCATCCGTACGAGCTTTCGTATTACAATGAATTGATCGGAGGAACGCCCGGCGCGTGGCGCCGTGGTTTCGAGGCGTCCTACTGGTACGACGCTTTCACGCCGAGCGTGATCGAGGAGCTGAACCAGAAGTTCCCTCCCGCCGCCGAGGTCGACTTCTTGAACCCCCGGACGAACCCGTCGACGTTCTATCAGCTTCAGTGCCTCGGCCACATCCGGCCCGACGTCGAGCTGGGCCGGCGCGGTCGCGATCATTTCCCTTTCGCCTGGCTGTTGACCCAGGATTCCAAGGCGTCGGCCTTCACTCGACTGCTGTTTGCGATGAAGCCCTGGTATGCGCTGGCGCCGAAGCAGGTCGGCGGCGTGCGGCTGGCCAGCGTGGCCGATCCCGTGGCGGTCTCGCGCGCCTGGGCGCTGAGCCTGCTGCTCGACGCCCCCGACACCGCCCCTCCCGATCCGCCCGCCGCGCCGGAATGGGTGCGCAAATACGCGCCGATTCTCCGGCGGTTCTGGGGTGACGGGCTTCAGAAATCCAGCCGCCTGACGGTCAACCCGGCGGCGCTCGACTGGGCCGCGAACGATCCCGAGGGATTTCTCGCGGCGGCTCGTCGGCTGGCCTCGCGGAAGCAGGGGGAGGACGACCCGAACGCCAATCGGCTGCTTCGCATGCTCTTGATCGACTCGCGAGGGCGAACCAACGCGACCAATCAGGACCTGCTCGACCAGCTTCTCAGCGCCCGCCCCGAAGCGCTCGTCGAGGCCGTCGAAATCCTGACCGCCCATCGCGACGCCGTGGTCCAGGTCATGACCCGGTACGGCTACACGGACCCCTCGTGGATCGGCGGCTTCCTCGATCGCGACCTTTGAGCCGGCGGTTGGCTTCTCTCCCGTCTCCCCTCGCGGAAGAAGGTGGCCGCGCAGCGGCCGGATGAGGGGGGCGCGAGGTCCTGGGCGTTCATCACGTCTGCCGCGCCATGGGCTGTTTCTCGTGCTATCGTCCTCTATGGGGGCCGTCGTCTTGAGTCGCCGTCACGAGTGGGCGCTCTTGATTGCGGGGGGGCGCATGAGCGAGCGAGACGGTGAATCCGAGATGGTCCGACGAGCCCGACGGCTGCGCCGAGAGATGACAGCCCCGGAGCGGCGGCTCTGGTGGGAAATTCGGGACCGTCGCATAGGCGGGCGGAAGTTCCGGCGTCAGGTGCCGATTGGGGAATTATGTCGTCGATTTTCTGCATCTCACAAGCCGGGTCGTGATCGAACTCGACGGCCGCAGCCACGACGATCGGTTCGAACAGGACGCCGCTCGGCGGTCCTGGCTCGAAGGCCAAGGGTTCCGCGTGCTCCGGATCGCCAACGACGATGTACTTGACGACATCGAGGCGGTGATCGAAACGATCACCGCCTCGATGTCGGCGAGACGGTGGCCGTCGTAACCACAGCCAAGCGGGTTTGGGAATGGCGCGACGGCCGTCGCGCCCCCCTCATCCGGCCGTTCCGGCCACCTTCTCCCGCAAGGGAATGACCACTTCAGCCCGCGCCGTGCTCACGCCCCCTCGCCGACCGCGAGTTCCGCGGCGGGGATTTCCTGCGATCGCTTCAAAACCGCCGTGATGACGGGGGCGAATCGCGCGGCGGCGAGCAAGGCGACCAGGTAGATCGCCGCTCCGAACCAGTAGGGCGCCGACGGCGAGACGCGGGCGAGCAGGATGTTGCCGGTCATGTAGCTGATGATCCGGGCCAGGGTCTGCGTCGAGGTCAGCGCGCCGAAGACGGCGCCCTGCTCGCTCATGGGGGTGATCCGCGACAAGAGGCCGCTGATCGAGGGGCTGACCAGGCCCGATCCCACGCTGAACAGCACCACCGCGCCGATCAGCGGCCAGGCGCTCGCGCCCGACATCGCGGCGACCCCGACGAAGCCGAGCCCCGCCAGGATCACGCCGACGAGGATCAACCGGATCTCGCCGTACCGGGGAACCAGCGGACGGATCAGTCCCCCCTGCACCAAGGCCGAGACGAGGCCCGATCCGGCGAACGCGAAGCCGATCGCGCTGGGCGACCAGCTCATCCGATCCTGGAGGAACACCGCGAAGGTCCCTTCCATCGTCGCCCAGGCCAGGACCGACAGGAAGGCGACCGCCACCAGCTGCGCCACGCCGGGGAGCTGAATCGTGTCGACGATCCCTCGGCGGCTGAGCACCCGCGCGGCCTGTCGAGGGGCCGAGCCGGCGGGGATGCTCTCGGGAAGCTTCCAGACGACGACGATCCACGCCAGCGTCGAGAAGGCGGCGGCGACCAGGAACGGCAGTCGGAGTCGCCAGTCGGCGGCGATCGGCAGGTCGGAGAGCAAGGCGCCGAGCAGCGGGCCGAGCACGAAGCCGACGCCGAACGCCATGCCGATCAGCCCCATGTTCCGCGTCCGGTGCTCCGGCGGCGTGACGTCGGCCACGTACGCCTGCGCCACCACGATGTTCCCCCCGGAGGCGCCGTCGAGCATCCGCCCCAGCAGCATGACCCGGAAGTTGCGCGACAGGCCCAGGATCAGGAACGAGAGCGCCGTGCCCGCCTGGCTGAAGACCAGCAGCGGACGGCGTCCGTAACGATCGCTGAGCCGGCCCAGGATCGGACCGGCGATAAGCTGGCAGATCGGGAAGGCCGCGAACAAGAGGCCGAGCTGCCAGCCCTCGAATAGGTACTGCTTGGCGAACGGGCCGAGCAGCGGCATGACCAGCGCGAAGCCGAGCAGGTCGATCAGGACGATCAGAATCACAATCGCAAGCGGCGACATCGGCGAGCTTCTTCCTCCGGTGAAGGGATGCGAGGCGGGTGTGTTTCTCGGCGAGAGAGAGAGGGAGGGTCAGAGCGAGGTCCGCGCGGCGACTTCGGGGCCGTAGCGCTCCTCGCGCATCCGGTCGGCCTGGTTCTTCAACTCGCTGAGCAGCCGGTGATGCGAGACGATCCCGAGGTACTCGACGACGAACGAGACGAAGTTGAAGGCCAACGTCAGGCTCGCGACCCAGAGGTGCCACGCGCCGTAGCTTCCCCCTCGGGTGTCGGCCGCCGCCCCCAGCCAGGCCGTCACGGCGACGGCCGTCATGCTTCCCATGATGAACCGGAACGCCCGCCGCTTGTTCCGCGTGGCCTGGGCGATCAGCCAGTCGGGGAGCTGATACACTCGCGCGACTTCCTTGGCCCATTTGAGCGTGGCCATGAAGTAGGTGTAGACGATCGAGTGGACGCCCAGGATCACCAGCACGGTGAGCAGCGAGAACAGGACGTGCACGCCGCGCCAGACGGAGCCCGGCCCGCGCGGTTCGCTCGCGGCGAGGAACCCGATCGCGAAATCGGCGAGCAAGAGCGAGCAGCCGGTGACGGCCAGAACCAGGAAGTAGCGAATCATCGGTTGTCCGTGGCCGGTCGTAGATTTCCACCGCGAGCCGTCGTCGCGCACTCCCATAGACTAAGGAAACCACGCCGCCCCGTGCAACCGGAGAGCCCTCGGGCCGGCGGATTCCTCAGTCCACCTGGGGTGCTTTTCTGACAACCTGAAGGCCTTCCATCGTTCCCGCGGCGCTTGATCACTTCGGAGTGGAGGGCCGTGTTTTCACGTCGGCCTTCAGGCTTTTCAAGAGGGTCTGGGCGAATTCTCGTTCGTCGCCAGAGACTCCGACCACACCCGCGGCCGCCTCCAGCTCCTTGACGGCCTCCTCCGGCTTCCCTTGATAGGCGGTGGTCATCCCGACGCCCACCCTGGCGAGATAGACGTCGATGGGCCGCTTCGCGGTTCGGCCCGCCTTGTCGTACCACTCGGCCGCTTCGGCCGGCTTCTGGCGGATCAGTAACTCGTCGCCGATCGTGTTGTAGACCGAGGCCCAACTGTCCACGGTCGGGTCGGTCTCCTTGCCATGCGGTCGGCCAGCCAGCTCGCCGGCCTCCATCAACTCGCCTTGCATCGCCAATGAAGTCGCCAGTCGACGCGCGGTCTCGTCGTCGTCCGCGTGGGCCTTGAGCTGTTCGC contains:
- a CDS encoding glycosyltransferase family 39 protein — its product is MHASQPTVEEQPSAETVVGPASGVELVSPPKRRWLATAIVFAVALVALVPTTGDLGLTWDEPAYRHSQVFSAQWWEQWPKARSWSDVQKILDPDALIYYWPYARFGVNFHPPLAGQLNLLTHTVFGPWMKDIPSRRMASVIEFALTITIGFHFLSRRYGQGVGLVMAGSLLLMPRLYGQAHLMDTDIPGLLLWASTALCFWKGLYEPNARRWRVLVGVLMGLAFLEKMAAVGVLLPILLWLAAVSLPAIFSKRVGRAGWIDGAATMGLMLLPLALAFHEIQSLQRQMPPPAQTNLFIHRPQSDLPGLILAVPLAVWLVRRLLGRLFPRHRVWGAERPALETLTAILAFGPVVGWLGNPLWWRETLTRMTHYYTLSNDRQGALPDILIIYFGQTYQYSLPWHNGWVLLAITVPVSILAAAAVGVVWGLGRTRSDRIPLYFLVHMATLPALRMLPTPAHDGVRLFLPTFFFLSAFAGWGAMAAASCLSRMTKARLAVSRPIVASLVLAPALFALATVHPYELSYYNELIGGTPGAWRRGFEASYWYDAFTPSVIEELNQKFPPAAEVDFLNPRTNPSTFYQLQCLGHIRPDVELGRRGRDHFPFAWLLTQDSKASAFTRLLFAMKPWYALAPKQVGGVRLASVADPVAVSRAWALSLLLDAPDTAPPDPPAAPEWVRKYAPILRRFWGDGLQKSSRLTVNPAALDWAANDPEGFLAAARRLASRKQGEDDPNANRLLRMLLIDSRGRTNATNQDLLDQLLSARPEALVEAVEILTAHRDAVVQVMTRYGYTDPSWIGGFLDRDL
- a CDS encoding DUF559 domain-containing protein; the protein is MIELDGRSHDDRFEQDAARRSWLEGQGFRVLRIANDDVLDDIEAVIETITASMSARRWPS
- a CDS encoding MFS transporter: MSPLAIVILIVLIDLLGFALVMPLLGPFAKQYLFEGWQLGLLFAAFPICQLIAGPILGRLSDRYGRRPLLVFSQAGTALSFLILGLSRNFRVMLLGRMLDGASGGNIVVAQAYVADVTPPEHRTRNMGLIGMAFGVGFVLGPLLGALLSDLPIAADWRLRLPFLVAAAFSTLAWIVVVWKLPESIPAGSAPRQAARVLSRRGIVDTIQLPGVAQLVAVAFLSVLAWATMEGTFAVFLQDRMSWSPSAIGFAFAGSGLVSALVQGGLIRPLVPRYGEIRLILVGVILAGLGFVGVAAMSGASAWPLIGAVVLFSVGSGLVSPSISGLLSRITPMSEQGAVFGALTSTQTLARIISYMTGNILLARVSPSAPYWFGAAIYLVALLAAARFAPVITAVLKRSQEIPAAELAVGEGA